A window of Vigna unguiculata cultivar IT97K-499-35 chromosome 4, ASM411807v1, whole genome shotgun sequence contains these coding sequences:
- the LOC114180261 gene encoding 1-aminocyclopropane-1-carboxylate oxidase homolog 1-like isoform X1: protein MELTHCHGALGMKERLLMLNLLQRKIMTGKTCILYKVLGMATISKTLLESESSKDSSYDRITEVKVFDETKLGVKGLFDSGVTKIPRMFHHAKVKDNTETTPNDLKFNVPIIDLKDVEKNSSMRVEALDKIKRACKEWGFFQVVNHGIGVEVLDEMLHGIRRFHEQDAKVRKTFYSRDMSKKVRYFSNGRLFTDSTADWRDSIAFFSSPDPPNPEEIPVVCRDIVVEYTEKIRAFGLTMFELFSEALGLPTSYLNELDSTKGEFHLCHFSPPCPEPELTMSSSNHTDMSFMTILLQDQIGGLEVLHENQWVDVHPVHGSLVINIGDLLQLLTNDMFISVYHRVLSRDIGPRISVASFFSSLFLENASVVVGPIKELLSKDNPPIYRDTTMEEVSAHYFKKGLDGNCSLHPFRLCNG, encoded by the exons ATGGAACTAACACACTGTCATGGTGCTTTGGGGATGAAGGAAAGGTTGTTGATGTTGAATTTACTGCAAAGAAAAATTATGACAG GTAAAACTTGTATTCTCTACAAGGTTCTTGGTATGGCGACCATAAGCAAAACTCTGTTAGAGTCAGAGAGTAGTAAGGATTCCTCTTATGATAGAATAACTGAAGTCAAGGTCTTTGATGAAACAAAACTTGGGGTGAAAGGGTTGTTTGATTCTGGGGTCACAAAGATCCCACGAATGTTCCATCATGCCAAGGTGAAGGACAACACTGAAACCACACCAAATGACTTAAAGTTTAATGTCCCCATCATAGACTTGAAAGACGTAGAGAAAAACTCATCCATGCGTGTTGAAGCACTTGACAAGATTAAAAGGGCATGTAAGGAGTGGGGATTTTTCCAAGTAGTGAATCATGGTATTGGGGTTGAGGTTTTGGATGAGATGTTACATGGAATCCGAAGGTTTCATGAACAAGATGCTAAGGTGAGGAAAACATTTTACTCAAGGGATATGAGTAAGAAAGTTAGATATTTCTCCAATGGTAGGCTTTTTACAGACTCTACTGCTGACTGGAGGGACTCAAttgcttttttttcttctcctgaTCCTCCTAATCCAGAAGAAATACCAGTAGTGTGCAG AGATATTGTGGTTGAATATACAGAGAAAATAAGGGCATTTGGCTTAACAATGTTTGAGTTATTCTCAGAGGCTCTTGGCCTTCCTACTTCTTACCTGAATGAATTAGACTCTACAAAAGGAGAATTTCATTTGTGTCACTTCTCTCCACCATGCCCTGAACCTGAATTAACTATGAGTTCTTCAAATCACACTGATATGAGCTTTATGACAATTCTTTTGCAAGACCAGATTGGTGGTCTTGAAGTTCTTCATGAGAATCAGTGGGTTGATGTTCATCCTGTGCATGGATCACTTGTTATAAACATTGGGGATCTTTTACAG CTTCTAACAAATGATATGTTCATTAGTGTGTATCATCGGGTCCTATCAAGGGATATAGGGCCTAGAATTTCAGTAGCAAGCTTCTTTTCAagcttatttttagaaaatgcaTCAGTGGTCGTTGGTCCAATAAAAGAATTGTTATCAAAAGACAATCCACCAATATATAGGGACACTACTATGGAAGAGGTTTCAGCCCATTATTTTAAGAAAGGCCTTGATGGAAATTGTTCCTTGCATCCTTTTAGGTTATGCAATGGTTGA
- the LOC114180261 gene encoding 1-aminocyclopropane-1-carboxylate oxidase homolog 1-like isoform X3, with the protein MELTHCHGALGMKERLLMLNLLQRKIMTGKTCILYKVLGMATISKTLLESESSKDSSYDRITEVKVFDETKLGVKGLFDSGVTKIPRMFHHAKVKDNTETTPNDLKFNVPIIDLKDVEKNSSMRVEALDKIKRACKEWGFFQVVNHGIGVEVLDEMLHGIRRFHEQDAKVRKTFYSRDMSKKVRYFSNGRLFTDSTADWRDSIAFFSSPDPPNPEEIPVVCRDIVVEYTEKIRAFGLTMFELFSEALGLPTSYLNELDSTKGEFHLCHFSPPCPEPELTMSSSNHTDMSFMTILLQDQIGGLEVLHENQWVDVHPVHGSLVINIGDLLQIWCTELAFSASFPVWW; encoded by the exons ATGGAACTAACACACTGTCATGGTGCTTTGGGGATGAAGGAAAGGTTGTTGATGTTGAATTTACTGCAAAGAAAAATTATGACAG GTAAAACTTGTATTCTCTACAAGGTTCTTGGTATGGCGACCATAAGCAAAACTCTGTTAGAGTCAGAGAGTAGTAAGGATTCCTCTTATGATAGAATAACTGAAGTCAAGGTCTTTGATGAAACAAAACTTGGGGTGAAAGGGTTGTTTGATTCTGGGGTCACAAAGATCCCACGAATGTTCCATCATGCCAAGGTGAAGGACAACACTGAAACCACACCAAATGACTTAAAGTTTAATGTCCCCATCATAGACTTGAAAGACGTAGAGAAAAACTCATCCATGCGTGTTGAAGCACTTGACAAGATTAAAAGGGCATGTAAGGAGTGGGGATTTTTCCAAGTAGTGAATCATGGTATTGGGGTTGAGGTTTTGGATGAGATGTTACATGGAATCCGAAGGTTTCATGAACAAGATGCTAAGGTGAGGAAAACATTTTACTCAAGGGATATGAGTAAGAAAGTTAGATATTTCTCCAATGGTAGGCTTTTTACAGACTCTACTGCTGACTGGAGGGACTCAAttgcttttttttcttctcctgaTCCTCCTAATCCAGAAGAAATACCAGTAGTGTGCAG AGATATTGTGGTTGAATATACAGAGAAAATAAGGGCATTTGGCTTAACAATGTTTGAGTTATTCTCAGAGGCTCTTGGCCTTCCTACTTCTTACCTGAATGAATTAGACTCTACAAAAGGAGAATTTCATTTGTGTCACTTCTCTCCACCATGCCCTGAACCTGAATTAACTATGAGTTCTTCAAATCACACTGATATGAGCTTTATGACAATTCTTTTGCAAGACCAGATTGGTGGTCTTGAAGTTCTTCATGAGAATCAGTGGGTTGATGTTCATCCTGTGCATGGATCACTTGTTATAAACATTGGGGATCTTTTACAG ATTTGGTGCACAGAACTAGCATTTTCAGCTAGTTTTCCAGTATGGTGGTGA
- the LOC114180261 gene encoding 1-aminocyclopropane-1-carboxylate oxidase homolog 1-like isoform X2: MATISKTLLESESSKDSSYDRITEVKVFDETKLGVKGLFDSGVTKIPRMFHHAKVKDNTETTPNDLKFNVPIIDLKDVEKNSSMRVEALDKIKRACKEWGFFQVVNHGIGVEVLDEMLHGIRRFHEQDAKVRKTFYSRDMSKKVRYFSNGRLFTDSTADWRDSIAFFSSPDPPNPEEIPVVCRDIVVEYTEKIRAFGLTMFELFSEALGLPTSYLNELDSTKGEFHLCHFSPPCPEPELTMSSSNHTDMSFMTILLQDQIGGLEVLHENQWVDVHPVHGSLVINIGDLLQLLTNDMFISVYHRVLSRDIGPRISVASFFSSLFLENASVVVGPIKELLSKDNPPIYRDTTMEEVSAHYFKKGLDGNCSLHPFRLCNG; this comes from the exons ATGGCGACCATAAGCAAAACTCTGTTAGAGTCAGAGAGTAGTAAGGATTCCTCTTATGATAGAATAACTGAAGTCAAGGTCTTTGATGAAACAAAACTTGGGGTGAAAGGGTTGTTTGATTCTGGGGTCACAAAGATCCCACGAATGTTCCATCATGCCAAGGTGAAGGACAACACTGAAACCACACCAAATGACTTAAAGTTTAATGTCCCCATCATAGACTTGAAAGACGTAGAGAAAAACTCATCCATGCGTGTTGAAGCACTTGACAAGATTAAAAGGGCATGTAAGGAGTGGGGATTTTTCCAAGTAGTGAATCATGGTATTGGGGTTGAGGTTTTGGATGAGATGTTACATGGAATCCGAAGGTTTCATGAACAAGATGCTAAGGTGAGGAAAACATTTTACTCAAGGGATATGAGTAAGAAAGTTAGATATTTCTCCAATGGTAGGCTTTTTACAGACTCTACTGCTGACTGGAGGGACTCAAttgcttttttttcttctcctgaTCCTCCTAATCCAGAAGAAATACCAGTAGTGTGCAG AGATATTGTGGTTGAATATACAGAGAAAATAAGGGCATTTGGCTTAACAATGTTTGAGTTATTCTCAGAGGCTCTTGGCCTTCCTACTTCTTACCTGAATGAATTAGACTCTACAAAAGGAGAATTTCATTTGTGTCACTTCTCTCCACCATGCCCTGAACCTGAATTAACTATGAGTTCTTCAAATCACACTGATATGAGCTTTATGACAATTCTTTTGCAAGACCAGATTGGTGGTCTTGAAGTTCTTCATGAGAATCAGTGGGTTGATGTTCATCCTGTGCATGGATCACTTGTTATAAACATTGGGGATCTTTTACAG CTTCTAACAAATGATATGTTCATTAGTGTGTATCATCGGGTCCTATCAAGGGATATAGGGCCTAGAATTTCAGTAGCAAGCTTCTTTTCAagcttatttttagaaaatgcaTCAGTGGTCGTTGGTCCAATAAAAGAATTGTTATCAAAAGACAATCCACCAATATATAGGGACACTACTATGGAAGAGGTTTCAGCCCATTATTTTAAGAAAGGCCTTGATGGAAATTGTTCCTTGCATCCTTTTAGGTTATGCAATGGTTGA